From the Pseudobacteriovorax antillogorgiicola genome, the window CTATCCTCGATCACTAGTTAACATATCAATGATTGGCCTAGTAGGCTGCGTTGGCTTTCTTTTGCTCACTCGCTTCTCTAGCGAACAGGAGATGATGAAATCTCCCCTTGCTGTGATGACGTGCTTTCTGGTTTTGGTTATTTCTCCCTGGGTTGGGATTATTTATACCTGGGCCAAGTCGTTAAGGACCGTCAATGTAACTTCATCATGCATTGAGATCAAAACTCGTTTCAAAAGCTTCCGCTACGATTGGGATCAGCTCAAAAAGATCTCTTTAGCGCACTCGCAAAACCCTAGCGACGAAGTGCTACGACTTGTGATCGTACCTTCGCCAGAGAAAGGGCCTCCCGTGACGATCGACTTTAACGAAGACACATCATCCATCCGCGCCAGACGCTATTTAATCAATGAGATCCGTGATTTCCATAGTAAAATCGACTACGACATTTTAGAAGATCTGAACCTCAACAAAAAAACCACAGTCAATCTCTAGAACCAGCAAGAGACACTCGTTGGGGTGCCAGCCCTGGCAAGACAGTGGGTTTTCCGACTCCAGACAAAAAACTTCAAAATTTTTTTTCACCTTCCCTTGACACGGAAAAAAGGATACTTAATTTTCATCCGTGTCCGAAATTGGTTGAAATGAGATCGTTTCAACAGTTCTATTTAAGGCCAAAAACTCAGATTTTATGGCGTAAGTAGTCTGTAAAACCGTATTTACGACTGAGTGTATGTAACGCAATTCAGTTTTGTTAAAGTTTATTGGAGGCATTTTATGAAGCTTAGGCCACTACAGGATCGAATCCTTGTTAAGCGTCTCGAGGCAGAGTCTAAGACTGCCAGTGGAATCATCATCCCAGACAACGCAAAAGAAAAACCGATGGAAGGCGAAGTTGTTGCAGTTGGCAACGGCAAAGTCTTGAACAACGGTGAAGTTGCAAAGCCCGACTTGAACGTTGGCGACAAGGTTCTTTTCAGCAAGTACGCTGGTTCTGAGGTTAAGTTGGAAGGTTCCGACCACTTGATCCTTAGAGAAGACGACATCCTTGGTGTTCTTGTTTAATCGTAAACTATAACAATTATGAGAGTAGGATTCATATATGACTGCTAAATCTATTAACTTCGGCG encodes:
- a CDS encoding tetratricopeptide repeat protein translates to MRNSADTYGMRHVNAIEKLIENGHVDEAHESLEELLAIGPNNVQALKLLAALYVHEGRFEDEEKVWRRVFEIDNEDIDAIEYFQKVQLEDREHYYFTDVLPGGGRRFIAYPRSLVNISMIGLVGCVGFLLLTRFSSEQEMMKSPLAVMTCFLVLVISPWVGIIYTWAKSLRTVNVTSSCIEIKTRFKSFRYDWDQLKKISLAHSQNPSDEVLRLVIVPSPEKGPPVTIDFNEDTSSIRARRYLINEIRDFHSKIDYDILEDLNLNKKTTVNL
- the groES gene encoding co-chaperone GroES, yielding MKLRPLQDRILVKRLEAESKTASGIIIPDNAKEKPMEGEVVAVGNGKVLNNGEVAKPDLNVGDKVLFSKYAGSEVKLEGSDHLILREDDILGVLV